One genomic segment of Streptococcus salivarius includes these proteins:
- a CDS encoding IS3 family transposase — protein sequence MRLGKQRHESKYLAIEDFNTNKGWSISWMCHQLGITRSAFYKWKHRIVPEQEQLNSEIAELIKEYDERFSHILGYRRMTDWINHFNHTNYSRKRIHRIMKILDIHAFIRKKRKKYKTAKSEETAENKLSRNFYTTAPNKKWVTDVTEFKIPNSHKKLYLSAILDLYDRYPIAFVISGRNDNRLVFKTFDKAIEKNPTAKPIFHSDRGFQYTNKNFQKKLKDTDMIQSMSRVGHCIDNGPIEGFWGIIKSEMYQMYEISDEASLRYAIKDYIRFYCQERPQSRYDCRTPLEVRNAALTSEHPLSYPIAKNNKIEKYKSKWSA from the coding sequence GAAACAGCGCCACGAATCAAAATACTTAGCGATTGAAGACTTCAACACAAATAAAGGGTGGAGCATTAGCTGGATGTGTCATCAGCTCGGCATTACGAGGTCTGCATTTTATAAATGGAAACATAGAATAGTTCCAGAACAAGAACAATTAAACAGCGAAATTGCGGAATTAATTAAAGAATATGACGAACGTTTTTCACACATCTTGGGATACCGAAGAATGACCGATTGGATCAATCATTTCAATCATACGAATTACTCAAGAAAGAGAATTCACCGAATTATGAAAATACTCGATATTCACGCTTTTATCCGTAAGAAAAGGAAAAAATACAAGACTGCCAAGTCTGAAGAAACTGCAGAAAATAAGTTATCAAGAAACTTCTATACGACTGCTCCGAACAAAAAATGGGTAACAGATGTTACAGAGTTTAAGATTCCTAACTCTCATAAGAAACTTTATCTGAGTGCCATACTTGATTTATATGACCGCTATCCTATTGCTTTTGTCATAAGTGGTCGAAATGACAATCGGCTAGTCTTCAAAACATTTGACAAAGCTATTGAAAAAAATCCCACAGCTAAGCCTATATTTCACAGCGATAGAGGGTTTCAATATACCAATAAAAACTTTCAAAAAAAGCTGAAAGATACTGATATGATTCAATCCATGTCAAGAGTAGGCCATTGTATTGATAACGGACCAATAGAAGGTTTTTGGGGAATTATAAAATCGGAAATGTATCAGATGTATGAGATTTCAGATGAGGCCTCCCTCCGATATGCCATCAAAGACTATATCCGATTTTACTGTCAAGAGCGTCCACAAAGCAGATATGACTGTAGAACGCCTTTGGAAGTCAGAAACGCTGCCTTAACATCAGAACATCCTTTGTCATACCCAATCGCTAAGAATAACAAAATTGAAAAGTACAAGTCAAAGTGGTCTGCATAA